GCAGTGAAAAACAACTGTAATCCTTTGAGCATTTTTCATGACAATAATGCTTCTCCTCGGTTTCACACTCTTGCTCCCTTTCATTCAGGCAACGATAATACTGGATGAGAGCGTATCGCACTACAATGTTATGATAGCATCAAATTCAACTAGACCGTCGGGTGCGAGTTCGAGTGTCAAATTCAAACACTTTGATCAAATGTACAACTGCCACTTTGTGGGGAATGCTGATCAAAAGGACCTTTCTTTGAGCGAAAGCAGTTACCAGTCAGATCTTGAGAGTACTGTGGCCACTTTGTGGTCGTTGGGAGATACCTATACAAAAGAGAATAAGATGAAATGTCTCTATCAATCATCCAGTGATTATTGGAAGTACTGCTTTTGTCTCGATGGCAATATTACGCAATTTAGAGGGTTCAAAAAACTCTTTGGAGTATCCACTGATACATCTTTGATAGACCCAGAAAAACCCTTCTTCACCTTGGGAAGTTTCGAGAACGCAAATAAAAAGGATTATACTAATTTCAATTTAGTGTCGAACTATGATGGTCCAATCTATCTTGAGCAAACTATTGGCGGAGGAGATATTTGTGACAAGACAGGCAAACAAAGGCTTTCTACCATTCGATATCGCTGCGATGAGACTTACCCAGGAGCAAAATTACTATCGGTgagagaaatcaaaaccTGCCGCTACGAGGTTCAAGTTTATCTTCCTGAAATCTGTAGTTCTCCTTTGTTCAAGAGTCGACCTTCGAAACAAGAGCAGGTGCTTTGTGAAGCCGAGTATACTGCTGCATCTTCaaatccagaaattttGGACATCAAGTCTGTCAACCTTATTCCTCTTGGATATAGCGTTTATCTGGGATTAGACGAAACGAATCCGGAGCGACCTAATGTTTTAATTACAAACAAACGAGTTCCTAATATCAATAGCTCCGAGATTATACATGAGTTGCTTGGCGATGCAGCAAAGGCGTTTGCAAATCTAATTTCAAAGTCCTTGATATTTCATCCTGACCAAACCGAGCCAGGACGATATGTATCTGGCAGAGACTCTTTTACTTATACCACGTCAATATTTGGCGTAGGGGGAGTACATCTATTCGATATGATGATACTACAGGATGAAAGTGGCAAGATTGTCGCTCAGTTAATTTCTGATGGCACACCACCCAAAAACTTCATTGAATTCAACGGTGTTGAAGTATAATCAAGCAAATTATACCCTAGGATAAATAACTTTCGGAAGTGAATTCACCGGCGCCTTTTCATTGGTCTGTTGTAAGTTGCCATTTGCACGGCCTGCGAGTTGTGGGCATCGCTCATCATTGATGATGGTAACGAACCGCTGTAATTGTGTTGTAGCACCGGAATTTGAGAACTGGGTTCTATTTCTAAATTCCGTGgttgaatatttttgtgCTTTATTATTCCCGTTATCATGCGCCTTAGCTGGTTAAATCTAATAATCTCGGTCTTACTCGGTTTGAACACCTCCCTTTTACCAGCTGCACCGCCTTTAAAACGTTCACGTCTTAGTTGATTCAATTCTAATAAGAGCTTGGTGATGGTTTTTTGGACACAATTGTCATTGACAATTTGCTGCTCGTCTTCATCAATTACATTTCCAGCATTCCATTGGATAATTTTTTCTAAATCTATTGGTCCCGAATCCAGTTCAATCTCTTCCTCGCTAACTTCGTCTATACCATTTTCAGTCTGATCGTGCTCTACCTGATCAGCCGGAATGCTAGCTTCAACGATTGCTGGTTCTGCCTTGATGGTTTCCTGCTCCATTGAAACTTGCAACTTTCCTGCTCCATTTGTAGCGCATGCAATTCCTGGGGATTTCCCAGCATCAACTTCGTTTTCTTCATTCTGCTCCTTCTCAAGTTGTTTTTTGATCTGCAATACTCTTTTGAGGCCATAGTGCTGCAGCCAAATGAGACCTTTCCACTCATTGGAGATGATAGACCGACTTTCATCATACATTGGTGCAAAAGAGAAAGCCTCATCGTTAATTCCATGCTTGATCCATTGAGAGACAGGGATATTGTACCAATTTGGATGGAAACTTTGTGAGAGGATCTCCGTTGGCAGAGCTTGCTGGTTGATCGGAGTCTGACATAACTGCGATAAActttctgattttgaaccCAATAGACTTGGAACAACTGTTAAGGTTTCAACGGGTACGTCTTCATCGAAATTTGGCTTTCTGTCGTCCAACTCAGAGATGCGCTTGTTCAacgaggagaagaaaggaACGCCATTAGCCGCAGTCAACAAAAGTGCATCATCTGACTTGTTGAAATAGGAAGTGGTTATTAGCTC
This portion of the Ogataea parapolymorpha DL-1 chromosome IV, whole genome shotgun sequence genome encodes:
- a CDS encoding Protein OS-9, which translates into the protein MIASNSTRPSGASSSVKFKHFDQMYNCHFVGNADQKDLSLSESSYQSDLESTVATLWSLGDTYTKENKMKCLYQSSSDYWKYCFCLDGNITQFRGFKKLFGVSTDTSLIDPEKPFFTLGSFENANKKDYTNFNLVSNYDGPIYLEQTIGGGDICDKTGKQRLSTIRYRCDETYPGAKLLSVREIKTCRYEVQVYLPEICSSPLFKSRPSKQEQVLCEAEYTAASSNPEILDIKSVNLIPLGYSVYLGLDETNPERPNVLITNKRVPNINSSEIIHELLGDAAKAFANLISKSLIFHPDQTEPGRYVSGRDSFTYTTSIFGVGGVHLFDMMILQDESGKIVAQLISDGTPPKNFIEFNGVEV
- a CDS encoding Chromatin structure-remodeling complex protein RSC58 yields the protein MRKDDRLKFNVFFTDLVKVLKEIDTYEVLSIQLPKNDKFFENDPKQITSNFLNFLDLTGNDFTRDASIENKFDSAEYESIYQIYHDIKIASLIAYSSKNSEADHLQIDHFYRIAVELLLKESLRLDSTVVLQERETRKSFRNENKQKANKQEIESEDDIRTSLRKAIIRDFELITTSYFNKSDDALLLTAANGVPFFSSLNKRISELDDRKPNFDEDVPVETLTVVPSLLGSKSESLSQLCQTPINQQALPTEILSQSFHPNWYNIPVSQWIKHGINDEAFSFAPMYDESRSIISNEWKGLIWLQHYGLKRVLQIKKQLEKEQNEENEVDAGKSPGIACATNGAGKLQVSMEQETIKAEPAIVEASIPADQVEHDQTENGIDEVSEEEIELDSGPIDLEKIIQWNAGNVIDEDEQQIVNDNCVQKTITKLLLELNQLRRERFKGGAAGKREVFKPSKTEIIRFNQLRRMITGIIKHKNIQPRNLEIEPSSQIPVLQHNYSGSLPSSMMSDAHNSQAVQMATYNRPMKRRR